The Phacochoerus africanus isolate WHEZ1 chromosome X, ROS_Pafr_v1, whole genome shotgun sequence genome has a segment encoding these proteins:
- the LOC125117885 gene encoding melanoma-associated antigen D4 gives MAEGSYRMEPEGYSVEDMDEGSDEVEEEEMVEGNDYEEFGAFGGYGALTSFDIRILRAFGSLGPGFRILANEPWELENPMLARTLMEAFQLDSETLASEAAARAANVARAASSNRAARAAAAAARATYSQVVPNHSGATDQASAGDPQPMTYAAAAEARAATPERGLASPHSSQMLANSERAAPGAPAASSPQPQTSSQAQGAATEGPSTACAFPQAPAARDMDATRPKAAFLGQNDVFDFTQPAGVSGMAFPRPKRPAPAQEAAPEGPSGASGGAQAASAGEGAATRPKTTKSGKALAKTRWVEPQNVAAAAAAKAKMATSIPEPEGAAATSQQSAEPWARMGGKRTKKSKHLDDEYESSEEEREPPVVPPTWRALQPPPTMGRAQMAPRPPTAVRSQVPSRHVLCLPPRNVTLLQERANKLVKYLMIKDYKKIPIKRSDMLKDVIREYDEHFPEIIERATYTLEKKFGIHLKEIDKEEHLYILVCTRDSSARLLGKTKDTPRLSLLLVILGVIFMNGNRASEAVLWEALRKMGLRPGVKHPFLGDLRKLITEDFVKQKYLEYKKIPNSSPPEYEFLWGLRARHETSKMRVLRFIAQYQNRDPREWKAHFLEAVDDAFKTMDVDMAEEHARAQMRAQMNIGDEALIGRWSWDDIQVELLTWDEDGDFGDAWSRIPFAFWARYHQYILNSNRANRRATWRAGVSSGTNGPASTSMLDGPSTSSTIRTRNAARTSASFFSWIQ, from the exons ATGGCTGAGGGAAGCTACCGCATGGAACCAGAAGGCTACAGTGTTGAAGACATGGACGAGGGGAGCGATGAAGTCGAGGAGGAAGAGATGGTGGAAGGAAACGACTATGAAGAATTTGGTGCTTTTGGAGGCTACGGAGCCCTCACCAGCTTTGACATCCGTATCCTCAGAGCCTTTGGGAGCTTGGGTCCAGGCTTTCGCATCCTAGCG AATGAGCCCTGGGAACTGGAAAACCCTATGCTGGCCAGGACTCTGATGGAGGCATTTCAGCTGGATTCAGAAACACTTGCCAGTGAGGCGGCGGCCCGTGCTGCCAACGTAGCCCGCGCCGCCTCCTCCAACCGTGCCGCTCGggccgctgccgccgctgcccGTGCCACCTACAGTCAGGTGGTCCCTAACCACTCAGGGGCCACAGACCAGGCCTCAGCGGGCGATCCCCAGCCCATGACCTACGCTGCCGCCGCCGAGGCTCGGGCAGCCACCCCTGAGAGGGGCCTCGCCTCTCCGCACAGCTCCCAGATGCTAGCCAACAGCGAGAGGGCCGCCCCGGGGGCTCCAGCGGCCTCGTCCCCACAGCCCCAGACATCCTCCCAGGCCCAGGGGGCTGCGACCGAGGGCCCAAGTACGGCCTGTGCTTTCCCCCAGGCCCCGGCTGCCAGAGACATGGATGCCACCCGTCCCAAGGCAGCTTTCCTGGGTCAGAACGACGTCTTTGATTTCACGCAGCCGGCAGGTGTCAGTGGCATGGCCTTCCCACGCCCTAAGAGACCCGCCCCTGCCCAAGAGGCTGCCCCAGAGGGCCCCAGTGGTGCCTCCGGGGGGGCCCAGGCAGCCTCTGCCGGGGAGGGGGCAGCCACCCGGCCCAAGACGACCAAGTCTGGGAAGGCTCTGGCCAAGACTCGGTGGGTGGAGCCTCAGAATGTGGCGGCAGCAGCTGCTGCCAAGGCCAAGATGGCCACGAGCATCCCTGAGCCTGAGGGTGCAGCTGCCACCTCTCAGCAGAGTGCGGAGCCCTGGGCCAGGATGGGAGGCAAGAGGACAAAGAAG TCCAAGCACCTGGATGACGAATATGAGAGCAGCGAGGAGGAGAGAGAGCCTCCTGTGGTCCCGCCTACGTGGAGGGCATTGCAGCCCCCACCGACGATGGGCCGGGCGCAGATGGCTCCTCGGCCCCCCACGGCCGTGAGGTCCCAGGTACCCTCAAGGCACGTACTGTGTTTGCCACCCCGCAACGTGACCCTTCTGCAAGAGAGG GCAAATAAGTTGGTGAAATATCTGATGATTAAAGACTACAAGAAGATCCCCATCAAGCGTTCAG ACATGCTGAAGGACGTCATCCGAGAGTACGACGAACATTTCCCCGAGATCATTGAACGGGCAACATACACTCTGGAAAAG AAGTTCGGGATCCACCTGAAGGAGATCGACAAGGAAGAACACCTCTACATTCTCGTCTGCACACGGGATTCATCAGCCCGCCTCCTGGGAAA GACCAAAGACACTCCCAGGCTGAGTCTCCTCTTGGTGATTCTGGGCGTCATCTTCATGAACGGCAACCGTGCCAGCGAGG CTGTCCTCTGGGAGGCACTCCGCAAGATGGGACTGCGCCCCGG GGTGAAGCACCCATTCCTTGGCGATCTGAGGAAACTCATTACAGAGGACTTTGTAAAGCAGAA GTACCTGGAATACAAGAAGATCCCCAATAGCAGCCCACCCGAGTACGAGTTCCTCTGGGGCCTGCGAGCCCGCCATGAGACCAGCAAGATGCGCGTGCTGAGATTCATCGCCCAG TATCAGAACCGAGACCCCCGGGAATGGAAGGCTCATTTCTTGGAGGCTGTGGATGATGCTTTCAAGACGATGGATGTGGATATGGCCGAGGAACATGCCAGGGCCCAGATGAGGGCCCAGATGAACATCGGGgatgaagctctgattggacggtGGAGCTGGGACGACATACAGGTGGAGCTCCTGACCTGGGATGAGGACGGAGATTTTGGCGACGCCTGGTCGAGGATCCCCTTCGCTTTCTGGGCCAGATACCATCAGTACATTCTGAACAGCAACCGTGCCAACAGGAGAGCCACTTGGCGGGCTGGCGTCAGCAGTGGCACCAATGGTCCGGCCAGCACCAGCATGCTCGATGGCCCTAGCACCAGCTCCACCATCCGGACCAGAAACGCCGCCAGAACCAGTGCCAGCTTCTTTTCCTGGATCCAGTAA